A stretch of the Alnus glutinosa chromosome 6, dhAlnGlut1.1, whole genome shotgun sequence genome encodes the following:
- the LOC133870112 gene encoding indole-3-pyruvate monooxygenase YUCCA6-like, producing MDDHYLREIEGKRAHDPVFMDKAVKHSSSSRFEYVDGPVIVGAGPSGLAAAACLKEKGVPCVILERSNCIASLWQLKTYDRLRLHLPRQFCELPFMDFPSDFPTYPTKQQFIKYLEEYAKNFDIKPRFNESVAHAEYDCTLGLWRLKSAGPKGETEYVCRWLVAATGENAEPVLPQMEGIKEFGGPIKHTSTYKSGEEFKLKKVLVVGCGNSGMEVCLDLCNHEAKPSIVVRDTVHVLPREMLGKSTFGLSMWLLKWLPIRLVDRFLLIVSWLILGDTARFGLDRPRLGPLELKNLSGKTPVLDVGTLAKIKSGDIKVFPGIKRLKRHTVEFVDGKMERFDAIILATGYRSNVPSWLKEEEMFSRKDGLPRKAFPNGWKGECGLYSVGFTKRGLLGASMDAKRIAEDIERCWKVEAHRNTSLLPYSSLS from the exons ATGGATGATCACTACTTGAGAGAGATAGAAGGAAAACGAGCCCATGATCCCGTTTTCATGGACAAGGCTGTCAAGCACTCGTCCTCATCACGATTCGAGTATGTCGACGGGCCGGTGATCGTGGGCGCAGGGCCTTCAGGACTGGCTGCGGCGGCTTGTCTGAAAGAAAAGGGTGTCCCATGCGTGATTCTGGAGAGATCCAATTGCATAGCTTCGTTGTGGCAGCTGAAGACGTATGATCGCCTTCGACTTCATTTACCAAGGCAATTTTGCGAGCTGCCGTTCATGGATTTCCCTAGTGATTTCCCTACTTACCCTACTAAGCAACAATTTATTAAGTACTTGGAGGAATATGCCAAGAATTTTGATATTAAGCCACGGTTCAACGAGAGTGTAGCACATGCGGAGTATGATTGTACGCTTGGTTTGTGGCGGTTGAAGAGTGCGGGGCCAAAGGGGGAGACAGAGTATGTCTGCCGCTGGTTGGTGGCGGCGACCGGAGAGAATGCAGAGCCGGTGTTGCCGCAGATGGAAGGAATCAAGGAATTTGGAGGGCCTATTAAGCATACAAGTACGTACAAGAGCGGGGAGGAGTTTAAACTGAAGAAAGTTTTGGTGGTGGGCTGTGGGAATTCAGGCATGGAGGTGTGTTTGGATCTCTGCAACCATGAGGCTAAGCCTTCTATTGTCGTCAGAGATACG GTGCACGTCCTACCACGAGAGATGCTGGGAAAATCAACTTTCGGGCTGTCCATGTGGTTGCTCAAGTGGCTGCCCATACGCCTTGTGGATCGGTTCCTGCTGATTGTGTCATGGCTCATTCTCGGTGACACTGCTCGATTCGGATTGGACAGGCCGCGCTTGGGTCCCCTCGAACTCAAAAACTTGTCCGGAAAGACCCCCGTCTTAGATGTTGGTACCCTCGCCAAGATCAAAAGTGGAGACATTAAG GTATTTCCAGGTATTAAACGGCTAAAACGCCATACCGTAGAATTTGTTGATGGAAAAATGGAGAGGTTTGACGCCATTATTTTAGCAACCGGTTACAGAAGCAATGTGCCCTCTTGGCTTAAG GAGGAAGAAATGTTTTCAAGGAAAGATGGGTTGCCTCGAAAGGCATTTCCAAATGGTTGGAAAGGGGAGTGTGGGCTTTACTCAGTGGGGTTTACAAAACGTGGACTACTTGGTGCATCAATGGATGCCAAAAGGATAGCGGAGGACATTGAACGGTGTTGGAAAGTGGAGGCACACCGAAATACCTCACTTTTGCCATACTCCTCCTTGTCTtga